One window of the Flavobacteriaceae bacterium YJPT1-3 genome contains the following:
- the rpsJ gene encoding 30S ribosomal protein S10 — translation MSQKIRIKLKSYDHNLVDKSADKIVKTVKSTGAVVTGPIPLPTHKKIFTVLRSPHVNKTAREQFELSSYKRLLDIYSSSSKTIDALMKLELPSGVEVEIKV, via the coding sequence ATGAGTCAGAAAATCAGAATCAAATTAAAATCATACGATCATAACTTAGTGGATAAGTCTGCTGATAAGATCGTCAAAACAGTAAAGAGCACTGGTGCTGTGGTTACTGGTCCTATTCCATTGCCAACACACAAAAAGATCTTTACAGTGCTTCGTTCTCCTCACGTCAACAAAACAGCACGTGAGCAGTTTGAGCTGAGCTCTTACAAGCGCTTACTGGATATCTACAGTTCTTCATCCAAGACCATTGATGCCTTGATGAAGCTGGAGTTGCCAAGTGGAGTAGAAGTAGAGATCAAGGTGTGA
- the rplC gene encoding 50S ribosomal protein L3: MSGLIGKKVGMTSIFDENGKNIPCTVIEAGPCVVTQVRTKETDGYEALQLGFDDAKKANKAAAGHAKKAGTVAKRKVVEFRDFEGEHKLGDTITVEVFKEGEFVDVIGTSKGKGFQGVVKRHGFAGVGQATHGQHNRLRAPGSIGAASYPARVFKGMRMAGQMGNERVKVQNLRVVKVVAEKNLLVVKGCIPGHKNSYVMIEK, from the coding sequence ATGTCTGGGTTAATTGGAAAGAAAGTAGGTATGACCAGCATCTTTGACGAGAATGGAAAGAACATTCCATGTACCGTGATCGAAGCAGGTCCCTGCGTAGTTACCCAAGTCAGAACCAAAGAAACTGACGGGTATGAAGCCCTTCAACTTGGTTTCGATGACGCGAAAAAGGCAAACAAAGCTGCTGCTGGCCACGCCAAAAAAGCAGGAACTGTTGCAAAACGCAAAGTCGTTGAATTCCGGGATTTTGAAGGCGAACACAAATTAGGCGATACCATCACCGTAGAGGTGTTTAAGGAAGGCGAATTTGTCGATGTAATTGGTACCTCTAAAGGTAAAGGATTCCAGGGGGTTGTTAAGCGCCACGGATTTGCCGGGGTGGGTCAGGCGACGCACGGGCAACACAACCGTTTAAGAGCACCGGGTTCCATTGGAGCGGCATCCTATCCTGCACGTGTATTCAAAGGAATGCGCATGGCAGGCCAAATGGGAAATGAGCGAGTTAAAGTGCAAAATTTAAGAGTAGTTAAGGTGGTTGCTGAAAAGAACCTACTGGTGGTGAAAGGATGTATTCCTGGTCACAAGAACTCTTATGTAATGATCGAGAAATAA
- the rplD gene encoding 50S ribosomal protein L4: protein MKVAVVDINGKDTGRKVELSEAVFGIEPNKHAVYLDVKQHMANKRQGTHKAKERAEITGSTRKIKKQKGTGTARAGSIKSPIFKGGGRIFGPRPRNYSFKLNKSIKRLARKSALSLKAQDKAIMVVEDFTFDTPKTKNFTQLLKALGLENKKSLFVLGELNNGVYLSSRNLKATEVVTNSELNTYKILHANNVVLTEGVLEELQSTLAK from the coding sequence ATGAAAGTAGCTGTAGTAGATATTAATGGTAAAGACACCGGCCGAAAGGTAGAGTTGTCTGAAGCTGTTTTCGGAATTGAGCCTAACAAACACGCTGTTTACTTGGATGTAAAGCAGCATATGGCCAATAAAAGACAAGGTACGCACAAAGCAAAAGAGCGTGCTGAGATTACTGGAAGTACGCGTAAGATCAAGAAGCAAAAAGGAACCGGTACGGCCCGTGCGGGAAGTATCAAGTCTCCAATCTTCAAAGGAGGAGGTCGCATATTTGGCCCTCGTCCGCGTAACTACTCCTTTAAATTGAACAAAAGCATCAAGCGATTGGCTCGTAAATCAGCCCTTAGTTTGAAGGCTCAAGACAAGGCCATTATGGTGGTGGAAGACTTCACTTTTGACACCCCTAAAACCAAGAACTTTACCCAGCTTTTAAAGGCCTTAGGCCTTGAAAACAAAAAGTCTTTGTTTGTGTTGGGAGAGTTAAATAATGGTGTATATTTGTCGTCACGCAATTTGAAGGCTACTGAGGTTGTAACTAACTCAGAATTAAACACTTACAAAATATTACATGCGAATAATGTGGTGTTGACTGAAGGTGTTTTAGAAGAATTACAATCAACCTTAGCTAAATAA
- the rplW gene encoding 50S ribosomal protein L23, producing the protein MSILIKPVITEKATEASEVSNRYTFEVDATANKIQIKKAVEDAYGVSVLKVRTINVRADRNTRYTKSGMVTGKTKAFKKALVQVAEGDSIDFYSNI; encoded by the coding sequence ATGAGTATATTAATAAAACCGGTAATTACAGAGAAAGCGACCGAGGCCAGTGAGGTTTCTAACCGCTATACTTTTGAGGTGGATGCTACTGCAAATAAGATTCAGATCAAGAAGGCAGTAGAAGATGCTTACGGGGTTTCTGTATTGAAGGTAAGAACAATAAATGTCCGCGCAGATCGCAACACTCGCTATACGAAGAGTGGGATGGTAACTGGTAAAACAAAAGCCTTTAAGAAGGCGCTTGTACAGGTCGCGGAAGGTGATTCTATAGATTTTTATAGTAATATTTAA
- the rplB gene encoding 50S ribosomal protein L2 produces MSVRKLKPITPGQRFRVVNGYDAITTDKPEKSLLAPKKRSGGRNNSGKMTMRYKGGGHKKRYRIIDFKRNKEGIPATVATIEYDPNRTAFIALLNYQDGEKRYIIAQNGLQVGQNIVSGSNVAPEIGNAMPLSDIPLGTIISCIELRPGQGAVMARSAGAFAQLMAKDGRYATIKLPSGETRLILSNCLATIGAVSNSDHQLLVGGKAGRSRWLGRRPRTRPVVMNPVDHPMGGGEGKSSGGHPRSRNGIPAKGYRTRTRSKASNKYIVERRKK; encoded by the coding sequence ATGTCAGTAAGAAAATTAAAGCCTATTACACCAGGGCAGCGATTTAGAGTAGTGAATGGCTACGATGCCATTACTACTGATAAGCCGGAGAAGAGCTTGCTCGCTCCGAAAAAACGCTCTGGAGGTAGAAACAACTCAGGTAAGATGACCATGCGCTATAAAGGGGGTGGTCACAAGAAACGTTACCGTATTATCGACTTTAAGCGTAACAAAGAAGGTATTCCTGCTACTGTTGCGACTATTGAATACGATCCAAACAGAACTGCTTTCATCGCTTTGCTGAATTATCAGGATGGTGAAAAGCGTTACATCATCGCTCAAAATGGATTGCAGGTAGGGCAAAATATCGTTTCCGGATCGAATGTCGCTCCAGAGATCGGTAATGCTATGCCGCTTTCTGATATACCATTAGGTACGATTATTTCTTGTATCGAACTCCGTCCCGGGCAGGGAGCTGTAATGGCTCGAAGCGCCGGCGCTTTTGCACAATTGATGGCGAAAGATGGGCGATACGCTACAATCAAATTACCATCAGGGGAGACGCGTTTGATTCTTTCCAACTGTCTGGCAACTATCGGAGCTGTATCCAACAGTGATCACCAGTTGTTAGTAGGAGGTAAAGCGGGTAGAAGCCGTTGGTTAGGAAGAAGACCACGTACCCGTCCTGTAGTGATGAACCCGGTTGATCACCCCATGGGTGGTGGAGAAGGGAAGTCTTCTGGAGGACACCCACGTTCTAGAAACGGAATTCCTGCGAAGGGATACAGAACCCGTACTAGATCTAAAGCGAGTAATAAATACATTGTAGAACGTAGAAAGAAATAA
- the rpsS gene encoding 30S ribosomal protein S19, which yields MARSLKKGPYVHYKLEQKVAANVASNKKTVIKTWSRASMITPDFVGQTIAVHNGRQFVPVYVTENMVGHKLGEFSPTRSFRGHAGAKNKGKK from the coding sequence ATGGCACGTTCATTAAAGAAAGGACCTTACGTTCACTATAAATTAGAGCAAAAAGTGGCTGCAAATGTAGCTTCTAACAAAAAAACGGTAATCAAAACCTGGTCAAGAGCCTCAATGATTACACCTGATTTTGTTGGGCAAACCATCGCAGTACACAACGGCCGTCAGTTTGTTCCTGTTTACGTAACAGAGAACATGGTAGGACACAAGTTGGGAGAATTTTCGCCTACACGTTCCTTCCGCGGGCACGCCGGAGCTAAAAATAAAGGTAAAAAATAA
- the rplV gene encoding 50S ribosomal protein L22, which produces MGVRKREKAEQRKEDKKSVAFAKLNNCPTSPRKMRLVADMVRGQKVERALHLLKFSSKEAARRVEKLLLSAVANWQAKNEEASVEEADLFIKEIRVDGGAMLKRLRPAPQGRAHRIRKRSNHVTIVLGANDNTQSK; this is translated from the coding sequence ATGGGAGTTCGTAAAAGAGAAAAAGCAGAGCAACGAAAGGAAGACAAGAAGTCTGTCGCTTTCGCGAAATTGAATAACTGCCCTACTTCTCCACGTAAAATGCGTCTAGTTGCCGATATGGTACGCGGACAAAAAGTGGAAAGAGCGCTTCATTTATTGAAGTTTAGCAGCAAAGAAGCCGCACGTCGCGTTGAAAAATTATTGCTTTCAGCAGTAGCTAACTGGCAGGCAAAGAATGAAGAGGCGAGTGTAGAAGAAGCAGATTTGTTCATTAAAGAGATCCGCGTTGATGGTGGGGCCATGCTTAAACGCTTGCGTCCTGCACCACAAGGTCGTGCTCACCGAATAAGAAAACGCAGCAACCACGTAACCATCGTGCTTGGTGCTAACGATAACACACAAAGTAAGTAA
- the rpsC gene encoding 30S ribosomal protein S3 codes for MGQKTNPIGNRLGIIRGWESNWYGGNDYGDKLAEDDKIRKYIHARLSKASVSRVIIERTLKLVTVTITTARPGIIIGKGGQEVDKLKEELKKLTGKEVQINIHEIKRPELDAFLVATSVARQIENRISYRRAMKMAIAAAMRMNAEGIKIQIAGRLNGAEMARTESYKEGRIPLSTFRADIDYALVEAHTTYGRLGVKVWIMKGEVYGKRELSPLVGLSNQKGKGGKDKPRRRK; via the coding sequence ATGGGACAGAAAACAAATCCAATCGGGAATCGCCTGGGTATCATCAGAGGTTGGGAATCCAACTGGTACGGAGGTAATGACTATGGCGATAAACTAGCCGAAGACGATAAAATACGCAAGTATATCCATGCTCGTCTATCTAAAGCAAGTGTGTCTAGAGTAATTATTGAGCGTACGCTTAAACTTGTAACCGTTACTATCACTACCGCCCGTCCGGGTATCATTATCGGAAAAGGAGGTCAAGAGGTAGACAAGCTTAAAGAAGAGCTTAAAAAACTCACCGGAAAGGAAGTGCAGATCAATATTCATGAGATCAAGCGTCCTGAACTTGATGCCTTTTTGGTCGCTACCAGTGTAGCTCGCCAAATTGAGAATCGTATTTCATACCGTCGTGCCATGAAAATGGCTATTGCAGCGGCTATGCGTATGAATGCGGAAGGAATAAAAATCCAAATTGCAGGACGTCTGAATGGTGCTGAAATGGCCCGTACAGAATCGTACAAAGAAGGACGTATTCCTTTATCTACTTTTAGAGCCGATATCGATTATGCGCTTGTAGAAGCTCATACCACCTACGGACGATTAGGCGTAAAAGTATGGATCATGAAAGGTGAGGTCTATGGAAAACGTGAGCTTTCTCCTCTCGTAGGCTTATCGAACCAAAAAGGAAAAGGCGGTAAGGACAAACCTCGTCGTAGAAAGTAA
- the rplP gene encoding 50S ribosomal protein L16: MLQPKKTKFRKQQKGRMKGIANRGHLLTNGQFGIKSLDSKFITARQIEAARIAATRYMKREGTLWIKIFPDKPITKKPLEVRMGKGKGAVEYYVAAVKPGRVLFELGGVSEPVAREALRLAAQKLPVRTKYVIARDFQPE; this comes from the coding sequence ATGTTACAGCCTAAGAAAACTAAATTCCGTAAGCAGCAGAAGGGGCGCATGAAAGGCATCGCCAATCGTGGTCACTTACTCACTAACGGGCAGTTTGGAATCAAGTCGTTAGACTCAAAATTCATCACTGCACGTCAGATCGAGGCCGCACGTATTGCTGCAACACGATATATGAAAAGAGAAGGTACGCTCTGGATTAAAATATTTCCGGATAAGCCTATTACCAAAAAGCCTCTAGAGGTACGTATGGGTAAAGGTAAAGGTGCCGTTGAATACTACGTTGCTGCGGTAAAACCAGGACGTGTTCTTTTCGAACTTGGAGGTGTTTCTGAACCGGTAGCGCGAGAAGCTTTGCGTTTAGCCGCTCAAAAATTACCGGTACGAACTAAATATGTAATCGCTCGGGATTTTCAACCTGAATAA
- the rpmC gene encoding 50S ribosomal protein L29 — MKQSEVKELSVAELQEELIKAKRAYSDLKMAHAISPLENPMQLRGLRRSVARIATELTKRELQ; from the coding sequence ATGAAACAATCAGAAGTTAAAGAACTATCCGTAGCAGAATTGCAGGAAGAATTGATCAAAGCAAAACGTGCTTACAGCGATTTAAAAATGGCTCATGCTATTTCACCACTAGAAAACCCAATGCAATTGCGAGGTCTTCGAAGAAGTGTAGCAAGAATTGCAACCGAGCTCACTAAAAGAGAATTACAATAA
- the rpsQ gene encoding 30S ribosomal protein S17 — MEKRNLRKERIGVVTSSKMDKSIVVAEVKKVKHPMYGKFVLKTKKYVAHDEKNDCNEGDTVKIMETRPLSKTKCWRLVEILERAK, encoded by the coding sequence ATGGAAAAAAGAAATTTAAGAAAAGAGCGTATTGGTGTAGTAACCAGCAGCAAAATGGACAAGTCAATTGTCGTTGCTGAGGTGAAGAAAGTAAAACACCCCATGTATGGAAAGTTCGTTTTGAAAACGAAAAAATACGTGGCTCACGACGAGAAGAACGATTGCAACGAAGGCGATACCGTAAAGATCATGGAAACACGACCTTTAAGTAAGACCAAGTGCTGGAGATTAGTAGAAATCTTAGAAAGAGCTAAATAA
- the rplN gene encoding 50S ribosomal protein L14: protein MLQQESRLRVADNTGAKEVLTIRVLGGTKRRYASLGDKIVVSVKEATPNGQVKKGAVSTAVVVRTKKEVRRPDGSYIRFDDNACVLLNPQGEMRGTRVFGPVARELRDKQFMKIVSLAPEVL, encoded by the coding sequence ATGTTACAGCAAGAATCAAGATTACGAGTAGCGGATAACACAGGGGCCAAGGAGGTTCTTACCATTCGCGTTTTGGGAGGTACTAAAAGACGTTATGCGTCTTTAGGAGATAAGATCGTAGTTTCTGTAAAAGAAGCTACACCCAACGGACAAGTGAAAAAGGGTGCTGTTTCTACCGCAGTTGTTGTGAGAACGAAAAAAGAAGTTCGTCGTCCTGACGGTTCTTATATTCGTTTTGACGATAACGCATGTGTGCTCTTAAACCCTCAAGGTGAAATGCGCGGAACTCGTGTATTCGGTCCTGTAGCTCGTGAGTTACGTGACAAGCAGTTCATGAAGATCGTATCACTGGCGCCAGAGGTGCTTTAA
- the rplX gene encoding 50S ribosomal protein L24, whose amino-acid sequence MSKIKIKSGDRVVVIAGDHKGQEGKVQRVLRDSNKAVVEGVNMIKKHQKPSAANPQGGIVEKEAPIQISNLALVDKNGKATRVGFREEDGKKVRFAKTTNEII is encoded by the coding sequence ATGTCAAAAATTAAGATAAAATCAGGAGATAGAGTTGTCGTCATCGCCGGAGACCATAAAGGTCAGGAGGGGAAAGTACAACGAGTCTTGAGAGATAGCAATAAAGCCGTGGTGGAAGGGGTGAACATGATTAAAAAGCACCAAAAGCCAAGCGCTGCGAATCCTCAAGGTGGAATCGTAGAGAAAGAAGCACCTATCCAGATTTCAAACTTGGCCCTTGTGGACAAGAATGGAAAAGCGACCCGAGTGGGATTCCGTGAAGAGGATGGGAAGAAAGTACGCTTCGCTAAAACAACAAACGAAATTATATAG
- the rplE gene encoding 50S ribosomal protein L5 — MAYTPRLKQEYKDRVVSALTEEFGYKNVMEVPKLRKIVVSRGVGAAVADKKLIEYSVDELTLITGQRAVPTVSKKDIAQFKLRKGMPIGAKVTLRGERMYEFLDRLVTTALPRVRDFNGIKATGFDGRGNYSLGITEQIIFPEIDIDKVKKIEGMNVTFETSASTDQEAKALLAELGIPFKKN, encoded by the coding sequence ATGGCCTATACACCAAGATTAAAACAGGAATACAAGGACCGTGTGGTATCGGCTCTTACCGAAGAGTTTGGGTATAAAAATGTCATGGAAGTACCAAAATTGCGCAAGATCGTTGTATCTCGCGGAGTAGGTGCTGCTGTAGCCGACAAAAAATTGATCGAGTACTCCGTAGATGAATTGACCCTGATCACCGGGCAACGCGCTGTACCTACCGTTTCAAAGAAAGATATTGCTCAGTTTAAATTGCGTAAAGGAATGCCAATAGGCGCTAAAGTAACCTTACGTGGAGAGCGTATGTATGAGTTTTTGGACCGATTAGTGACTACGGCTCTTCCTCGAGTACGCGACTTTAACGGAATCAAAGCCACCGGTTTTGATGGTCGTGGGAATTATAGCTTAGGAATTACCGAGCAGATCATTTTCCCGGAGATCGATATCGACAAAGTGAAAAAGATCGAAGGTATGAATGTGACCTTCGAAACATCAGCATCGACTGATCAGGAGGCTAAAGCCTTATTAGCAGAATTAGGAATCCCTTTTAAAAAGAACTAG
- the rpsN gene encoding 30S ribosomal protein S14 → MAKESMKARERKREKMIAKYAERRKALKEAGDYEALQKLPKNASPVRQHNRCKLTGRPKGYMRQFGISRVMFREMANQGLIPGVKKASW, encoded by the coding sequence ATGGCTAAAGAATCAATGAAAGCCCGCGAGCGCAAGCGCGAAAAGATGATCGCAAAATATGCAGAGCGTCGTAAAGCCTTGAAAGAAGCAGGAGATTATGAAGCTCTTCAAAAGCTTCCTAAGAACGCTTCCCCGGTACGTCAGCACAACCGTTGCAAACTCACCGGACGCCCTAAAGGGTACATGAGACAATTTGGAATATCCCGAGTGATGTTCCGCGAGATGGCTAACCAGGGTTTGATCCCCGGAGTGAAAAAGGCCAGCTGGTAA
- the rpsH gene encoding 30S ribosomal protein S8 → MNTDTIADFLTRIRNAAAANKRVVEIPASNLKKEITKILFDQGYILSYKFEEDAVQGTIKIALKYDRETKESVIRDIQRISTPGLRKYAGANEFPRILNGLGIAIVSTSKGVMTGKQAQQQNVGGEVLCYVY, encoded by the coding sequence ATGAATACAGATACAATTGCCGATTTCCTGACCAGAATCAGAAATGCGGCTGCAGCTAACAAGAGGGTGGTAGAGATTCCAGCTTCTAACCTGAAAAAAGAGATCACTAAGATCCTTTTTGATCAAGGCTATATCTTAAGCTACAAGTTTGAGGAAGATGCCGTTCAAGGAACCATCAAGATCGCATTGAAGTACGATCGCGAGACCAAAGAGTCTGTGATCCGTGATATTCAACGCATCAGTACGCCTGGTTTACGAAAGTATGCCGGAGCCAACGAATTCCCAAGAATCTTGAATGGTTTGGGAATTGCGATCGTTTCTACTTCGAAAGGAGTCATGACCGGAAAGCAGGCGCAGCAGCAAAATGTAGGTGGAGAAGTACTTTGTTACGTGTATTAA
- the rplF gene encoding 50S ribosomal protein L6: protein MSRIGNNPISIPEGVTVDVKDNLITVKGKLGELSQEYSEVIIKVEDGVVTCERPSEKKEHKAKHGLYRSLINNMIKGVSEGWTKQLELVGVGYRASNQGQKLDLAVGFSHNIVLDIAPEVKVETVTEKGKNPIVKLSSFDKQLVGQVAAKIRSFRKPEPYKGKGIKFVGEQLRRKAGKSA from the coding sequence ATGTCAAGAATAGGAAATAATCCCATAAGCATACCCGAAGGCGTTACGGTTGACGTAAAAGATAACCTGATTACTGTAAAAGGGAAATTGGGCGAATTGTCACAGGAGTATTCTGAGGTGATCATAAAAGTGGAGGATGGCGTAGTGACCTGCGAGCGTCCTTCAGAGAAGAAAGAGCATAAAGCAAAACACGGACTGTACCGATCGTTGATCAATAACATGATCAAAGGGGTTTCAGAAGGCTGGACCAAGCAATTAGAATTGGTTGGCGTTGGATACCGTGCGAGCAATCAGGGACAGAAATTAGATTTGGCCGTTGGTTTTTCTCACAACATCGTTTTGGATATCGCACCGGAAGTAAAGGTCGAAACTGTAACGGAAAAAGGAAAGAACCCAATAGTTAAGCTGTCTTCTTTTGATAAGCAATTGGTCGGGCAGGTAGCTGCTAAAATTAGAAGCTTCAGAAAACCGGAGCCTTACAAAGGAAAAGGAATCAAGTTTGTTGGTGAGCAACTCAGAAGAAAAGCAGGTAAATCAGCATAA
- the rplR gene encoding 50S ribosomal protein L18, which translates to MALSRVEKRKRIQKRIRKNVAGTPERPRLAVYRSNSEIYAQIIDDVNGVTLQSASSRDKKIASEKGTKSEIAKMVGKTLAEQATKAGIDTVSFDRGGYLYHGRIKNLAEGAREGGLKF; encoded by the coding sequence ATGGCACTATCAAGAGTAGAAAAACGAAAAAGAATTCAAAAACGAATTCGAAAGAATGTTGCAGGAACGCCAGAGCGTCCTCGCCTGGCAGTTTACCGAAGCAACAGTGAGATTTACGCGCAGATCATTGACGATGTCAATGGGGTGACCTTACAGTCGGCTTCATCGCGCGACAAGAAAATAGCTTCCGAGAAAGGCACGAAGTCTGAGATCGCTAAAATGGTTGGAAAGACCCTGGCGGAGCAAGCAACTAAAGCAGGAATTGATACCGTTTCCTTCGACCGAGGAGGATATTTGTATCACGGAAGAATAAAAAATTTGGCAGAAGGTGCCCGTGAAGGCGGCCTAAAATTCTAG
- the rpsE gene encoding 30S ribosomal protein S5, with product MYQDYKNVEFVKPSGLELKDRLVGVQRVTKVTKGGRAFGFSAIVVVGDENGVVGQGLGKSKEVSSAIAKAVEDAKKNLVRIPLTKGTLPHEQKGKYGGARVLLLPAAPGTGVIAGGAIRAVLEAVGVHDVLSKSQGSSNPHNVVKATFDALLRLRSAEMIARQRGISLEKVFKG from the coding sequence ATGTATCAAGATTATAAAAACGTAGAATTTGTAAAGCCTAGCGGCCTGGAACTTAAAGACCGGTTAGTAGGTGTACAACGTGTAACCAAAGTAACTAAAGGAGGTAGAGCATTTGGCTTCTCCGCTATAGTTGTTGTAGGTGATGAAAATGGCGTTGTAGGCCAGGGACTTGGAAAATCAAAAGAGGTTTCCTCTGCAATTGCCAAGGCCGTGGAAGATGCTAAGAAAAACTTGGTACGTATTCCATTGACTAAAGGAACCTTACCGCACGAGCAGAAAGGGAAATACGGTGGTGCACGTGTACTACTATTGCCTGCCGCACCGGGTACAGGTGTAATTGCCGGTGGTGCAATTCGAGCCGTACTGGAGGCCGTAGGAGTACATGACGTACTTTCTAAAAGTCAGGGATCCTCTAACCCACACAATGTGGTAAAAGCGACTTTCGATGCCTTACTGCGCTTGCGAAGTGCAGAGATGATCGCTCGTCAGCGAGGAATCTCTTTGGAAAAAGTATTTAAAGGATAA
- the rpmD gene encoding 50S ribosomal protein L30: protein MAKIKVTKVRSAINKPANQKRVLESLGLNKIGQTRVHENTPNILGMINKVSHLVSVEEA, encoded by the coding sequence ATGGCAAAGATTAAAGTAACTAAAGTACGCAGTGCGATCAATAAACCGGCTAATCAAAAGCGCGTGTTGGAGTCTTTGGGCTTGAATAAGATCGGACAAACACGAGTACATGAGAACACTCCTAATATCTTAGGAATGATCAATAAAGTAAGTCATTTAGTTTCTGTAGAAGAGGCGTAA
- the rplO gene encoding 50S ribosomal protein L15, with protein sequence MDLSNLQPAKGAAKKNDSRKGRGEATGNGGTAGRGHKGAKSRSGYSKKVGFEGGQMPLQRRVPKFGFTNINRKEYQGINLDTLQAYVDEGRIKDEVNLDILIENRLARKNDLVKILGRGELKAKLKVTAHKFTASAEKAIEAAGGEAVTL encoded by the coding sequence ATGGATTTAAGTAATTTACAGCCTGCTAAAGGAGCAGCAAAAAAGAACGACAGCCGAAAAGGTCGTGGTGAAGCTACCGGAAACGGAGGTACCGCTGGTCGTGGACATAAAGGAGCCAAGTCGCGCTCAGGATATTCGAAGAAGGTTGGTTTTGAAGGTGGTCAAATGCCTTTACAACGTCGAGTACCTAAGTTCGGATTTACCAATATCAATCGTAAGGAATACCAGGGAATTAATTTAGACACGCTTCAGGCCTATGTAGACGAAGGTCGCATTAAAGATGAAGTGAATCTGGACATCCTTATAGAAAACCGTTTGGCTCGTAAGAATGACTTAGTAAAGATTCTAGGTCGCGGAGAGCTTAAGGCTAAATTAAAAGTTACTGCCCATAAATTTACTGCTTCCGCGGAAAAAGCGATTGAAGCAGCAGGTGGTGAAGCAGTAACCCTTTAA